One window of Streptococcus suis genomic DNA carries:
- the recX gene encoding recombination regulator RecX produces MRVTKIEKKKRLYLLELDSSDKLYITEDTIVRFMLTKDKEISEQELAEIRDFAQFSYGKNLALYFISFKQRTKKEVADYLRKYEIDENTIPAILRNLEEENWVNDLAYAETFVRQNSLNGDKGPAVLRQKLQLKGLEKSLIDQALTDTDFSELAAKVGDKILRKYGHKLPLRALQDKIAQGLVTKGFSYELAKSVVANLDLDSDEEAEADLLEKELDKQYRKYSRKYEGYELQQRLTQALARKGYDYGDIRSALRDYL; encoded by the coding sequence ATGAGAGTAACAAAGATTGAAAAGAAAAAACGGCTCTATTTGCTGGAGCTGGATAGTTCAGACAAGCTCTATATCACTGAGGACACCATTGTACGCTTTATGCTGACCAAGGACAAGGAAATTTCTGAACAGGAGTTGGCGGAGATTCGGGATTTTGCCCAATTTTCTTATGGGAAAAACCTGGCTCTTTATTTTATTTCCTTTAAGCAGCGGACCAAGAAGGAAGTGGCTGACTATCTGCGAAAGTACGAAATTGATGAGAACACCATCCCAGCGATTTTGCGCAATCTAGAGGAGGAAAACTGGGTCAACGACCTAGCCTATGCGGAAACTTTTGTTCGGCAGAATAGCTTGAACGGGGACAAGGGGCCAGCTGTCCTTCGGCAAAAATTGCAGCTCAAGGGTCTTGAAAAATCCCTGATTGACCAGGCACTGACTGATACAGACTTTTCTGAGCTAGCGGCAAAGGTTGGAGACAAGATTCTACGAAAATATGGCCACAAATTGCCTCTCCGCGCCCTGCAGGATAAGATTGCCCAAGGACTGGTGACTAAGGGATTCTCCTATGAACTGGCCAAAAGCGTGGTAGCTAACTTGGACTTGGACAGTGATGAGGAGGCAGAAGCCGATTTGTTGGAAAAAGAACTGGACAAGCAATACCGCAAATATAGCCGAAAATATGAAGGCTATGAGCTTCAACAACGTCTGACCCAAGCCCTGGCCCGAAAAGGCTATGATTACGGTGACATTCGTTCGGCTTTACGCGACTATCTATGA
- a CDS encoding DUF402 domain-containing protein yields MKLPKEGDFITIQSYKHDGEIHRAWRDTMVLKTTENAIIGVNNHTLVTENDGRRWVTREPAIVYFHKKYWFNIIAMIRDNGVSYYCNLASPYVLDNEALKYIDYDLDVKVFADGEKRLLDVDEYERHRKSMNYSTDIDYILKENVKILVDWINNQRGPFSPAYVNIWYKRYLELRNR; encoded by the coding sequence GTGAAATTACCAAAAGAAGGCGACTTTATTACAATTCAAAGTTATAAACATGATGGTGAAATTCATCGCGCCTGGCGTGACACCATGGTACTAAAAACAACAGAAAATGCCATCATTGGAGTCAATAATCATACATTAGTCACTGAAAATGATGGTCGACGTTGGGTGACAAGAGAACCTGCTATTGTCTATTTCCATAAAAAATATTGGTTCAATATCATCGCCATGATTCGAGATAACGGGGTTTCTTACTACTGCAACCTTGCCAGCCCCTATGTCCTAGACAATGAGGCTTTGAAGTACATCGACTATGACCTAGACGTAAAAGTCTTTGCGGATGGAGAAAAGCGATTGCTGGATGTAGATGAGTACGAGCGCCACCGGAAATCGATGAATTATTCGACGGATATTGACTATATCTTGAAGGAAAATGTCAAAATCCTGGTAGACTGGATCAACAATCAGCGTGGTCCCTTCTCTCCAGCCTATGTCAACATTTGGTACAAACGCTATTTAGAACTGCGAAATCGATAA
- a CDS encoding DUF960 domain-containing protein, whose amino-acid sequence MAFQETKGRYASFGVVTSLPGEVIDHFWFIIDNYLKGVLPLKKVLRFSLKNRKGKLSITFSQEGYKEVLTIDFQNKFDPFFPSTVLVFDKEGQETVALPKELNYI is encoded by the coding sequence ATGGCATTTCAAGAGACAAAAGGGCGCTATGCCAGCTTTGGCGTTGTCACTTCCCTTCCTGGCGAAGTGATTGACCATTTTTGGTTTATCATTGATAATTATTTAAAAGGAGTCCTACCCTTGAAAAAGGTTCTGCGTTTCTCCCTGAAAAATCGCAAGGGCAAACTCAGCATTACCTTTTCACAGGAAGGCTATAAAGAGGTTCTCACCATTGATTTCCAAAACAAATTCGACCCCTTCTTCCCGTCAACAGTATTGGTATTCGATAAAGAGGGGCAAGAAACCGTCGCCCTGCCGAAGGAATTGAATTATATATAG
- a CDS encoding DUF896 family protein encodes MEQAKIDRINELARKKKAEGLTEEELQEQAALREEYIEGYRRSVRAHVEGIKVVDEDGNDVTPEKLRQVQREKGLHGRSLDDPNS; translated from the coding sequence ATGGAACAAGCAAAAATTGATCGCATCAATGAATTGGCCCGCAAGAAAAAGGCGGAAGGTTTGACAGAGGAGGAGTTGCAGGAACAAGCTGCTCTTCGTGAGGAGTACATCGAGGGCTACCGCCGTAGTGTGCGTGCCCACGTTGAAGGTATCAAGGTTGTCGATGAGGATGGCAACGATGTGACACCTGAGAAACTCCGCCAAGTCCAACGTGAAAAAGGCTTGCACGGACGTAGTTTGGATGATCCAAATTCCTAA
- the glyS gene encoding glycine--tRNA ligase subunit beta encodes MTKNLLVELGLEEIPAYIVTPAMHQLRDRMATFLTDNRLAFDSIDVFSTPRRLAVRVRGLADQQTDLTEDFKGPAKKIALDADGNFTKAAEGFVRGKGLTTADIEFREIKGEEYVYVTKHEAGQPAKAVLAGIPEVLKAMTFPVSMNWASNKFAYIRPVHTLTVLLDDEALDMDFLDIRSGRISRGHRFLGNETEIASADSYEADLRAQFVITDPAERQNMIIEQIKAIEDKHKVTVEIDEDLLNEVLNLVEYPTAFMGSFDTKYLEVPEEVLVTSMKNHQRYFVVRDKSGKLLPNFISVRNGNDQYLDNVIKGNEKVLVARLEDGEFFWREDQKLRIADLVERLKVVTFHEKIGSLYEHMERTKVIAEKLADLAGLSADEKADVARAADIYKFDLLTGMVGEFDELQGIMGEKYALLAGEKPAVAAAIREHYLPNSAEGELPESKVGAVLALADKFDTLLSFFSVGLIPSGSNDPYALRRATQGIVRILEAFGWEIPLDQLITELYSLNFTSLTYDNQPAVMDFIRARVEKMMDKAIPKDIREAVLASSTFVVRLQLAASSAIFQKSKETDYKEAVENLSRVFNLAEKAEATAIDEALFENEQEKALAAAVSSLELTEDMAGNLDKLFALSPVIAAFFDNTMVMADDAAVKANRLALLKALADKASAVAVFNLLNSK; translated from the coding sequence ATGACAAAGAATTTACTTGTTGAACTTGGTTTGGAAGAAATCCCTGCCTACATCGTAACCCCAGCCATGCACCAGTTGCGTGACCGCATGGCGACTTTTTTGACAGACAATCGCTTGGCTTTTGACAGCATTGATGTTTTTTCAACGCCACGCCGTTTGGCTGTTCGTGTGCGTGGTTTGGCAGACCAGCAGACGGATCTTACAGAAGATTTCAAGGGTCCTGCTAAGAAGATTGCCTTGGACGCAGATGGGAACTTCACCAAAGCTGCTGAAGGCTTTGTCCGTGGTAAAGGCTTGACGACAGCTGACATCGAGTTTCGCGAGATCAAGGGCGAAGAGTATGTCTATGTGACCAAGCATGAGGCGGGTCAGCCAGCTAAGGCAGTTTTGGCGGGCATTCCAGAGGTCTTGAAGGCTATGACCTTCCCTGTCAGCATGAACTGGGCGTCCAACAAATTCGCCTACATCCGTCCTGTCCACACCTTGACCGTTCTCTTGGACGATGAAGCATTGGATATGGATTTCTTGGACATTAGATCAGGTCGCATCAGTCGTGGTCATCGTTTCCTTGGAAATGAAACAGAGATTGCAAGTGCAGATTCTTACGAGGCTGACTTGCGTGCACAGTTTGTCATTACAGACCCCGCAGAGCGTCAAAATATGATTATCGAGCAAATCAAGGCTATCGAGGACAAACACAAGGTGACAGTCGAAATTGATGAAGATTTGCTCAATGAAGTTCTCAACTTGGTCGAGTACCCAACTGCCTTCATGGGTTCTTTTGACACTAAATATTTGGAAGTACCAGAAGAAGTCTTGGTTACTTCTATGAAAAATCACCAACGTTACTTTGTGGTGCGGGATAAGTCTGGCAAACTCTTGCCAAACTTCATCTCCGTCCGTAACGGGAATGACCAGTACCTTGACAATGTCATCAAAGGAAATGAAAAAGTCTTGGTGGCTCGTTTGGAAGATGGTGAGTTCTTCTGGCGTGAAGACCAAAAACTCAGGATTGCTGACTTGGTGGAACGCCTCAAAGTCGTGACCTTCCATGAGAAAATCGGCTCACTTTACGAGCACATGGAACGTACAAAGGTTATCGCAGAAAAACTGGCTGACTTGGCTGGCTTGTCTGCGGATGAAAAGGCAGATGTGGCGCGTGCAGCGGACATCTACAAGTTTGACCTCTTGACAGGCATGGTCGGCGAGTTTGATGAATTGCAAGGGATTATGGGTGAGAAGTATGCCCTTCTTGCAGGGGAAAAACCTGCGGTGGCAGCAGCAATCCGTGAGCACTACTTGCCAAACTCAGCAGAAGGCGAATTGCCTGAGAGCAAGGTCGGTGCGGTCTTGGCACTGGCTGACAAATTTGATACCCTCCTATCTTTCTTCTCAGTAGGCTTGATTCCTTCTGGCTCAAACGACCCTTATGCTCTTCGTCGTGCAACACAGGGTATCGTGCGGATCTTGGAAGCGTTTGGTTGGGAAATTCCATTGGATCAGCTGATTACGGAGCTCTACAGCTTGAACTTTACTAGTTTGACTTATGACAACCAGCCAGCTGTGATGGACTTCATCCGTGCTCGTGTAGAGAAGATGATGGATAAGGCCATTCCGAAAGACATCCGCGAGGCTGTACTTGCCAGCTCAACCTTTGTGGTCAGACTGCAACTGGCAGCCAGCTCTGCTATTTTCCAAAAATCAAAAGAGACTGACTACAAGGAAGCCGTGGAAAACTTGTCACGGGTCTTCAACTTGGCTGAAAAGGCGGAGGCAACTGCGATTGACGAGGCGCTCTTTGAAAATGAGCAGGAGAAGGCCCTTGCTGCAGCAGTATCTAGCTTGGAGTTGACGGAAGACATGGCAGGCAACTTGGACAAGCTCTTTGCATTGAGCCCAGTCATCGCAGCCTTCTTCGACAACACCATGGTCATGGCAGATGACGCAGCAGTCAAAGCCAACCGCTTGGCTCTCTTGAAAGCCTTGGCGGATAAGGCAAGTGCTGTGGCGGTCTTTAATCTCTTGAATAGTAAGTAG
- the glyQ gene encoding glycine--tRNA ligase subunit alpha yields MAKKLTFQEIILTLQQFWNEQGCLLMQAYDTEKGAGTMSPYTFLRAIGPEPWNAAYVEPSRRPADGRYGENPNRLYQHHQFQVVMKPSPSNIQELYLESLERLGINPLEHDIRFVEDNWENPSTGSAGLGWEVWLDGMEITQFTYFQQVGGLATGPVTAEVTYGLERLASYIQEVDSVYDIEWADGVKYGEIFIQPEYEHSKYSFEVSDQDMLLENFTKFEKEAERALEEGLVHPAFDYVLKCSHTFNLLDARGAVSVTERAGYIARIRNLARVVAKTFVAERKKLGFPLLDEAARAELLKEDAE; encoded by the coding sequence ATGGCAAAAAAACTTACTTTTCAAGAAATTATCTTGACCTTACAACAATTTTGGAATGAGCAGGGGTGCTTGCTCATGCAGGCTTATGATACGGAAAAAGGGGCGGGGACTATGAGTCCCTACACTTTCTTGCGTGCTATTGGTCCTGAGCCATGGAATGCGGCTTATGTGGAGCCTTCTCGTCGTCCTGCGGACGGTCGTTACGGAGAAAACCCAAACCGTTTGTATCAGCACCACCAATTCCAAGTGGTGATGAAACCATCTCCATCTAATATCCAAGAACTCTACTTGGAGTCTTTGGAGCGTTTGGGCATCAATCCTTTGGAGCATGATATTCGTTTTGTTGAGGATAACTGGGAAAACCCGTCAACAGGCTCAGCTGGTCTGGGCTGGGAAGTTTGGTTGGACGGTATGGAAATCACGCAGTTTACCTATTTCCAACAGGTTGGCGGCTTGGCGACAGGCCCTGTCACAGCCGAAGTAACTTATGGTTTGGAGCGCTTGGCTTCCTACATTCAAGAGGTTGACTCCGTTTACGATATTGAGTGGGCTGACGGTGTTAAATACGGTGAAATCTTCATCCAGCCAGAGTATGAGCATTCAAAATACTCCTTTGAAGTATCCGACCAAGACATGCTCCTTGAAAACTTCACCAAGTTTGAGAAAGAAGCAGAGCGGGCTTTGGAAGAAGGCTTGGTTCACCCAGCCTTTGACTATGTGCTCAAATGTTCTCACACCTTTAACCTGCTCGATGCCCGTGGTGCTGTGTCTGTAACCGAACGTGCAGGCTACATTGCCCGTATCCGTAACCTAGCTCGTGTCGTTGCTAAGACCTTTGTGGCTGAGCGTAAAAAATTAGGCTTCCCACTTTTAGACGAAGCAGCACGAGCAGAATTGTTGAAGGAGGACGCAGAATAA
- a CDS encoding elongation factor Tu, protein MKNFYLVDSQEQLFNYQQFVSKYEAKWHDYIHFLRKEYQVRDLPQALIWANEEAARKLLGQSPVPAYTNDIRMVMTPDLAVWKKIYQHQLDSYENSPDLQTLSAHYKGLSENHLLQIIGHELAHWSDLFLDDFADYDANIWFEEGMVEYISRQYFLTEEEFAQERFCNQLLVGLFQEKHGWHSLDSFGKSTYEGNYASIFYEYWRSFLTIDQLVEKVGSVQALFETYHKWAQSDQRISLLNWFVQEELLEKEI, encoded by the coding sequence ATGAAGAATTTTTATCTAGTGGATAGCCAAGAACAGCTGTTTAACTATCAGCAATTTGTCTCAAAATACGAGGCAAAATGGCATGACTATATCCATTTTCTAAGGAAGGAATATCAAGTTCGTGATTTGCCCCAAGCCCTTATCTGGGCAAATGAAGAAGCCGCAAGAAAATTACTTGGCCAAAGTCCCGTACCAGCCTACACTAATGATATCCGCATGGTCATGACACCAGACTTAGCAGTTTGGAAAAAGATTTACCAGCATCAACTAGATAGCTACGAGAACAGCCCAGACTTGCAGACATTGAGTGCTCACTACAAAGGTTTGTCGGAAAATCATCTGTTGCAAATTATCGGTCATGAGCTGGCGCATTGGTCAGACCTTTTTCTGGATGACTTTGCGGACTATGATGCAAACATCTGGTTTGAAGAGGGCATGGTCGAGTACATCAGCAGACAGTATTTTTTGACAGAAGAAGAGTTTGCTCAAGAGCGGTTTTGTAATCAGCTCTTGGTTGGCCTCTTTCAAGAAAAACACGGCTGGCATTCCTTGGATTCTTTTGGAAAATCCACTTACGAAGGAAATTACGCGAGTATTTTTTACGAGTACTGGCGAAGTTTTCTCACCATTGACCAGTTAGTAGAGAAAGTAGGTTCAGTCCAAGCACTTTTTGAAACCTATCATAAATGGGCGCAGTCAGACCAAAGGATTTCGCTACTCAACTGGTTTGTGCAGGAAGAATTATTAGAAAAAGAAATTTAA
- a CDS encoding L-lactate dehydrogenase: MARKIGIIGLGHVGATLLHDLVAGNLFDDYVLIDKNEEKLAADILDMEDCVANTGQSATFIANDYSALSDADIIVSSLGKISLQANATNSRFAELPFTSQEVKEVSSKLVASGFSGILIVITNPVDVISQLYQTYTGFPRERVIGTGTLLDTARMKRAVGRRFGLSPIAISGYNLGEHGNSQFTAWSQVVVAGQPIQALLPKKELDQLAEEARMGGHTVFFGKGYTNFAIAAAAKRLVEAVLGNSRAVLPVSHYQQEYGVYLGYPAVIGREGIVDRVRLDLTQEECDLLAASAKQISSRVEIAQTGDWDSLSL, encoded by the coding sequence ATGGCTAGAAAAATCGGTATCATAGGTCTGGGCCATGTCGGAGCCACCCTCCTGCATGATTTGGTGGCAGGCAATCTCTTTGACGACTATGTCCTGATTGACAAGAATGAAGAGAAACTTGCGGCAGATATTCTGGATATGGAGGATTGTGTGGCCAATACGGGGCAGTCTGCCACTTTCATTGCCAATGATTACAGTGCTCTATCGGACGCAGATATTATCGTGTCGAGCCTTGGGAAAATCAGTCTCCAGGCCAATGCGACCAATAGCCGCTTTGCGGAACTGCCTTTCACTAGTCAAGAGGTCAAGGAAGTCTCGAGCAAGTTGGTTGCTTCAGGTTTTTCTGGTATTTTGATTGTCATTACGAATCCCGTCGATGTCATCAGTCAGCTCTATCAGACCTATACCGGCTTTCCTCGCGAGCGGGTGATTGGCACGGGTACCTTGCTGGATACGGCGCGGATGAAGCGTGCGGTGGGGCGGCGGTTTGGACTCTCTCCGATAGCCATCTCAGGCTACAATCTGGGTGAGCATGGCAATTCTCAATTCACTGCATGGAGCCAGGTGGTGGTGGCGGGTCAGCCTATTCAGGCACTTTTGCCCAAGAAAGAGCTGGACCAGCTGGCAGAGGAGGCGCGCATGGGCGGACACACCGTCTTTTTCGGCAAGGGCTATACCAATTTTGCCATCGCAGCGGCAGCCAAACGCTTGGTTGAGGCGGTTTTGGGCAATAGCAGAGCAGTGCTACCGGTTTCTCATTACCAGCAAGAGTACGGGGTTTATCTAGGTTATCCGGCAGTCATCGGCAGAGAGGGCATTGTAGACAGGGTGCGACTAGACTTGACACAGGAGGAATGTGACCTCCTAGCAGCATCTGCAAAGCAAATCAGTAGTCGAGTAGAGATTGCCCAGACAGGAGACTGGGATAGCTTGAGTTTGTGA
- a CDS encoding iron-containing alcohol dehydrogenase family protein: MEFEKLVRGEPGQYVASSGAIKELPARLVIFKQPVIVTGQKSYAAFVKHGGNQPNWPVLFYDQTASHEDMNRLAEKAKSLGADVLIGVGGGKVMDTTKGIADRLGIEAVFVPTLVSTCACSTPLLVAYHPDHTFKSIDYCQRSGFMTVVDYDLLLDSPREFFISGISDTLAKWYELEAIHRGKNRADLPALVQLALATAKVSLDILLQDTETAVADFDQNKLSPAFQRIVDTTFAIAANVGCQTSDYVSGAHALHNGLTLLHETHSIAHGLKVSYGILVQLCLTGDRDEVRKLLPFYQKNGYIYSWKQLDVTEDRAVAMQKVAEFATSSKESYINIDQNIQTQDVVKAMLTLESLVEEVYG; this comes from the coding sequence ATGGAATTTGAAAAATTAGTGCGGGGTGAGCCGGGGCAATATGTGGCATCCAGCGGTGCCATTAAAGAATTGCCAGCAAGATTGGTAATCTTCAAGCAGCCGGTCATTGTGACAGGGCAGAAATCCTATGCGGCCTTTGTCAAACACGGTGGCAATCAACCCAATTGGCCGGTGCTCTTCTATGACCAGACAGCCAGTCATGAAGATATGAATCGCTTGGCAGAAAAGGCTAAAAGTCTAGGTGCAGATGTCTTGATTGGCGTAGGTGGCGGCAAGGTCATGGATACGACCAAGGGGATAGCCGACCGTCTGGGTATTGAGGCGGTTTTTGTACCGACCCTGGTTTCTACCTGTGCCTGCTCGACCCCGCTCTTGGTGGCCTATCATCCAGACCATACCTTCAAGTCTATTGATTACTGCCAACGGTCGGGTTTTATGACGGTGGTGGATTATGACCTGCTATTGGATTCGCCACGGGAGTTTTTCATTTCAGGCATTTCGGATACCCTGGCTAAATGGTATGAGCTGGAGGCGATTCACAGAGGGAAAAATCGTGCGGACCTGCCTGCCCTTGTTCAACTGGCGCTAGCGACAGCCAAGGTCTCGCTGGATATTTTACTTCAGGACACGGAGACAGCTGTTGCGGATTTTGACCAGAACAAACTCAGTCCAGCCTTTCAGCGGATTGTGGATACGACCTTTGCCATTGCGGCTAATGTCGGCTGTCAAACCAGCGACTATGTATCGGGGGCTCACGCTCTTCATAATGGATTGACCCTGCTCCATGAAACCCACAGCATTGCCCACGGACTCAAGGTTTCTTATGGGATTTTGGTGCAATTATGCCTGACGGGTGACAGGGATGAGGTCAGAAAACTCCTGCCTTTTTACCAAAAGAACGGCTATATCTATTCTTGGAAACAGCTGGATGTGACGGAGGATAGGGCAGTTGCTATGCAAAAGGTGGCTGAGTTTGCGACCTCTAGCAAGGAAAGCTACATCAATATTGATCAGAATATTCAAACTCAGGATGTGGTTAAGGCCATGTTGACCTTGGAAAGTCTGGTGGAGGAAGTCTATGGCTAG
- a CDS encoding ABC transporter permease, with product MNQWIETTFENVIKMGWDTPYGWLPAIQATIYMTFWSFIFGGLLGLVGGLLLVLTGPRGILENKYAFWILDKVASLFRAVPFIILLAVLNPVTRAIVGTGIGLKAALVPLSLSVFPFYARQVQVVLSELDRGVIEAAQSVGATIPDIIKVYLREGLPDLIRVTTLTLISLVGYTAMAGAIGSGGLGNVAISYGYNRSDDDVTLVATLLILIMIFFIQFVGDFVTKKINHR from the coding sequence ATGAATCAGTGGATTGAAACAACATTTGAAAATGTTATAAAAATGGGCTGGGATACGCCTTACGGTTGGTTGCCAGCCATTCAGGCGACCATTTATATGACCTTCTGGTCCTTTATCTTTGGAGGCCTTTTGGGCTTGGTCGGAGGTCTTCTTTTGGTATTGACAGGCCCTCGTGGCATTTTGGAAAACAAGTATGCGTTCTGGATTTTGGACAAGGTGGCCTCTCTTTTTCGGGCGGTTCCCTTTATCATCCTTTTGGCTGTCCTCAACCCTGTAACCCGTGCGATTGTAGGAACAGGTATCGGTCTCAAAGCTGCCTTGGTCCCTCTGTCCCTGTCTGTATTTCCATTCTATGCCCGTCAGGTTCAGGTTGTCTTGTCAGAGTTGGACCGGGGTGTGATTGAGGCAGCCCAGTCAGTAGGAGCCACTATTCCTGATATTATCAAGGTTTACCTACGCGAAGGTCTGCCAGACTTGATTCGTGTAACAACCCTGACTCTGATTTCCCTGGTTGGTTACACCGCTATGGCAGGTGCCATTGGTTCCGGTGGCCTAGGTAACGTCGCTATTTCCTATGGTTATAACCGTTCGGATGATGATGTAACCTTGGTTGCGACACTCCTCATCTTGATCATGATCTTCTTCATCCAGTTTGTCGGAGATTTTGTGACCAAGAAAATCAACCATCGTTAA
- a CDS encoding methionine ABC transporter ATP-binding protein gives MSKEMIKLDNIDVTFHQKKRTIEAVKDVTIHINQGDIYGIVGYSGAGKSTLVRVINLLQVPTAGKIIIDEDVIFEGNKVTLTPAQLRIKRREIGMIFQHFNLMAQMTAAENVAFALKHSGLTKEEKAAKVAKLLDLVGLADRAENYPSQLSGGQKQRVAIARALANDPKILISDESTSALDPKTTKQILALLQELNEKLGLTIVMITHEMQIVKDICNRVAVMQDGQLIEEGSVLEIFSHPKQELTQDFIKTATGIDEALVKIYQQGIVQNLPEDSLLVQLKYSGASTDTAIVNDLYKMYQVTSNILYGNIEILDHTPVGELVVILSGEPAQLHHALEAVAEAQVEVTVLKGA, from the coding sequence ATGAGTAAGGAAATGATTAAGCTAGATAATATCGATGTGACCTTTCATCAGAAAAAGCGCACGATTGAGGCGGTTAAGGATGTGACCATCCATATTAATCAAGGTGATATTTATGGAATTGTCGGCTATTCTGGGGCGGGGAAATCAACCCTGGTCCGTGTCATCAACCTCTTGCAGGTGCCGACAGCAGGTAAAATCATTATTGATGAAGATGTGATTTTTGAAGGTAATAAGGTTACATTGACACCGGCCCAACTGCGAATCAAACGCCGTGAAATTGGGATGATTTTCCAGCATTTCAATCTGATGGCCCAGATGACTGCTGCGGAAAATGTGGCTTTTGCCCTCAAGCATTCTGGCTTGACCAAGGAAGAAAAGGCAGCCAAGGTTGCCAAGCTCTTGGACCTGGTTGGTTTGGCGGACCGAGCAGAAAACTATCCGTCTCAACTTTCAGGTGGCCAAAAGCAGCGGGTCGCTATTGCGCGTGCCCTTGCCAATGATCCCAAAATCTTGATTTCTGACGAGTCAACCTCTGCCTTGGACCCTAAAACAACCAAGCAGATTCTGGCTCTCTTGCAAGAACTCAATGAGAAATTGGGCTTGACCATTGTCATGATTACCCATGAGATGCAGATTGTTAAAGACATTTGCAACCGGGTGGCGGTGATGCAGGATGGTCAGTTGATTGAGGAAGGGTCTGTTCTTGAGATTTTCTCACATCCTAAGCAGGAATTGACCCAGGACTTTATCAAAACAGCAACAGGAATCGATGAAGCACTAGTCAAAATTTACCAGCAGGGGATTGTGCAAAATTTGCCGGAAGACAGTCTTCTGGTCCAACTCAAGTATTCGGGTGCCAGCACGGATACGGCTATTGTCAATGATTTGTATAAGATGTACCAGGTGACATCCAATATTCTTTATGGAAATATTGAGATTTTGGACCACACGCCAGTGGGTGAGCTAGTTGTTATCTTATCAGGTGAGCCTGCCCAATTGCACCATGCCTTGGAGGCTGTGGCAGAGGCACAGGTAGAAGTGACTGTTTTGAAGGGAGCGTAA